A single window of Helicobacter pylori DNA harbors:
- a CDS encoding HlyD family secretion protein: protein MSNSMLDKNKAILTGGGALLLGLIVLFYLAYRPKAEVLQGFLEAREYSVSSKVPGRIEKVFVKKGDHIKKGDLVFSISSPELEAKLAQAEAGHKAAKALSDEVKRGSRDETINSARDIWQAAKSQANLAKETYKRVQDLYDNGVASLQKRDEAYAAYESTKYNESAAYQKYKMALGGASSESKIAAKAKESAALGQVNEVESYLKDVKATAPIDGEVSNVLLSGGELSPKGFPVVLMIDLKDSWLKISVPEKYLNEFKVGKEFEGYIPALKKSAKFRVKYLSVMGDFATWKATNNSNTYDMKSYEVEAIPLEKLENFRVGMSVLVTIKP from the coding sequence CTTTTTTATTTAGCTTATCGCCCTAAGGCTGAAGTGTTGCAAGGGTTTTTGGAGGCCAGAGAATACAGCGTGAGCTCCAAAGTCCCTGGCCGCATTGAAAAGGTGTTTGTTAAAAAAGGCGATCACATTAAAAAGGGCGATTTGGTTTTTAGCATTTCTAGCCCTGAATTAGAAGCCAAGCTCGCTCAAGCTGAAGCTGGGCATAAAGCCGCTAAAGCGCTTAGCGATGAAGTCAAAAGAGGCTCAAGAGATGAAACGATCAATTCTGCGAGGGACATTTGGCAAGCGGCAAAATCCCAAGCGAATTTGGCTAAAGAGACTTATAAACGCGTTCAAGATTTGTATGATAACGGCGTGGCGAGTTTGCAAAAGCGCGATGAAGCCTATGCGGCTTATGAAAGCACCAAATACAACGAGAGCGCGGCTTACCAAAAGTATAAAATGGCTTTAGGGGGGGCGAGCTCTGAAAGTAAGATTGCCGCTAAGGCTAAAGAGAGCGCGGCTTTAGGGCAAGTGAATGAAGTGGAATCCTATTTAAAAGATGTCAAAGCGACAGCCCCAATTGATGGGGAAGTGAGTAATGTGCTTTTAAGCGGTGGCGAGCTTAGCCCTAAGGGCTTTCCTGTGGTGCTCATGATTGATTTAAAGGATAGTTGGTTAAAAATCAGCGTGCCTGAAAAGTATTTGAACGAGTTTAAAGTGGGTAAGGAATTTGAAGGTTATATCCCAGCGTTGAAAAAAAGCGCGAAATTCAGGGTCAAATATTTGAGCGTGATGGGGGATTTTGCGACTTGGAAAGCGACGAATAATTCCAACACTTATGACATGAAAAGCTATGAAGTGGAAGCCATACCCTTAGAAAAATTGGAAAATTTTAGGGTAGGGATGAGCGTGTTAGTTACCATTAAGCCTTAG